One genomic region from Kamptonema formosum PCC 6407 encodes:
- the yidD gene encoding membrane protein insertion efficiency factor YidD — MQAPIFDSAVRQIAVASITGYQKYISPKKGLSCAHRVLYGGESCSQYIKGAIAQRGLSQGLKAARHRFAACKNANKILKARYNSQSNHENPNSQDNDRAKSEKETSRRNSKYQNDCGDTASNCSSADCSGMDCSGVDYSGMDCCDIDCSGMDCCGADCGSCGSS; from the coding sequence ATGCAAGCGCCTATCTTCGATTCTGCTGTTCGGCAAATAGCTGTAGCGTCGATTACCGGATACCAAAAGTACATCTCGCCCAAAAAAGGCTTGTCCTGCGCTCACCGAGTGCTGTATGGGGGCGAATCTTGTTCGCAGTATATTAAGGGTGCGATCGCTCAAAGAGGATTGTCACAAGGCCTAAAAGCAGCCCGCCACAGGTTTGCCGCTTGCAAAAATGCCAACAAAATCCTCAAAGCTAGGTATAACAGCCAATCTAATCATGAAAACCCCAACTCCCAGGACAACGATCGAGCCAAATCAGAGAAGGAAACTTCTCGCCGAAATTCTAAGTATCAAAATGATTGCGGAGATACTGCATCAAACTGTAGCAGTGCAGATTGTTCTGGTATGGACTGTAGCGGTGTAGATTATTCTGGTATGGATTGTTGCGATATAGATTGTTCTGGTATGGATTGTTGCGGTGCAGATTGCGGCAGTTGCGGATCTTCCTAA
- a CDS encoding nuclear transport factor 2 family protein → METKLPLPPFTLETAKAKVQAAEDAWNTSDPERVALAYTEDSQWRNRAEFFSGREEIKAFLRRKWAKELDYRLKKELWSFTDNRISVRFEYEWHDDSDYWYRAYGNEQWEFAENGLMRRREASINDVQIQEFERKFRWERTI, encoded by the coding sequence ATGGAAACAAAACTACCTCTACCGCCCTTTACTTTAGAAACTGCTAAAGCCAAAGTTCAAGCCGCTGAAGATGCTTGGAATACCAGCGATCCTGAACGAGTAGCTTTAGCTTATACAGAGGATTCTCAATGGCGAAATCGCGCCGAATTTTTCAGCGGACGGGAAGAAATTAAGGCTTTCTTAAGACGAAAATGGGCGAAAGAATTAGACTATCGTTTGAAAAAGGAACTGTGGAGTTTTACCGATAATCGTATTTCTGTGCGCTTTGAATATGAGTGGCATGATGATTCTGATTATTGGTATCGGGCTTATGGTAATGAACAGTGGGAATTTGCAGAAAATGGATTGATGCGAAGACGGGAAGCGAGTATTAATGATGTGCAGATTCAAGAGTTTGAAAGGAAGTTTCGATGGGAACGCACAATTTAA